The following nucleotide sequence is from Bacteroidia bacterium.
TAATCCTTATTTAAGCTTGTCCCCAGCATCGGCTATAAAAGTTATTACTACTTCAACGGCTTGGGGAATATTGGGAGGAGATTATCAGTTTGAAACTCGAATAGAGTATGACGGAGAGATTAAAAGCAACGTTTTAGAGGGGAACATTTACATTGTAGGTACAGGCGACCCTACTTTGGGTTCGGATAGAATTCCAGGTAATCTTACTGCTGAAAAATGGATAGAAAAAATAGTCAAAGCAGTACAGGGAGCAGGGATTCAAAAAATAAATGGCTCTATCATTGCTGATGAGACCTACTTTCAAGAAGATATTATCCCTCGAAATTGGATTTGGGAAGATATAGGGAATTATTACGGTTCGCCTGCTTTTGGAATAAACATTTTAGAGAACTCTTACACTTTGACCTTCAAAACTGAAAAACAAGGCACAAAAGCAGAGCTGTTGGATTGTAAGCCCAAAATACCGAACTTAGAGTTTGTCAATCAAATGAAAGTAGGTCCGCCTAATTCAGGAGATCAAGGGTTTATTTTTGGATCGCCTTACACGTATATAAGATACTTACAAGGTTCTTTACCTGAAAATGGCGGTACTTATCAAATAAAAGGTTCTATTCCTGACCCACCTTTATTTGCTGCTCAACTGCTGTATCAGGGACTTACAGCAGCGGGAATTAGTATTACTCAAAAACCCACTACTTCTCGGATTACTGCTATGAGTGTTAAACCTCGCGTGGTACTTTATAGACACTTATCGCCAAGTTTGAAGCAGATTATTTTACATACGCATCTAAAAAGTATAAATCTATATGCCGAAGCGTTACTCAAAACGATTGGCAAAAAGAAGTTTAATATAGGTAGTACAGAAGCAGGATGCAAGGCTATTACTCAATATTGGGAAAGCAAAGGTATAGACATGAAGGGGACTTTCATCAATGATGGTAGCGGCTTATCTCGCAGTAATGGAATTTGTGCTAAAACGTTTGTAGAAATTTTACAGGTTATTACAACTGAAGCTTGGTTCAAAGACTTTTATGAAACTTTATCCATCTCGGGTAAAAGGGGCTATGAGATGAATATGGGACCTGGAACGTTTTTAGAGGGCAATGCGCATCTTAAAGGGGGGTATATTTTGCGTGTATGCACTTATGTTGGCTTTATGAACGATATAAATGGAAATTTAATTTGTTTTGCCATGCTTTGTAACAATTATACTTGTACTATTACTC
It contains:
- the dacB gene encoding D-alanyl-D-alanine carboxypeptidase/D-alanyl-D-alanine-endopeptidase, translated to MQVWKFCVYFVFTTALAQHTGIKNYLNELKNDPDLKHAGISFYAIYAKDKKTIASLNPYLSLSPASAIKVITTSTAWGILGGDYQFETRIEYDGEIKSNVLEGNIYIVGTGDPTLGSDRIPGNLTAEKWIEKIVKAVQGAGIQKINGSIIADETYFQEDIIPRNWIWEDIGNYYGSPAFGINILENSYTLTFKTEKQGTKAELLDCKPKIPNLEFVNQMKVGPPNSGDQGFIFGSPYTYIRYLQGSLPENGGTYQIKGSIPDPPLFAAQLLYQGLTAAGISITQKPTTSRITAMSVKPRVVLYRHLSPSLKQIILHTHLKSINLYAEALLKTIGKKKFNIGSTEAGCKAITQYWESKGIDMKGTFINDGSGLSRSNGICAKTFVEILQVITTEAWFKDFYETLSISGKRGYEMNMGPGTFLEGNAHLKGGYILRVCTYVGFMNDINGNLICFAMLCNNYTCTITQMRKKWVDAMLQLAQP